A genomic window from Halomonas sp. LR3S48 includes:
- a CDS encoding TAXI family TRAP transporter solute-binding subunit, protein MKRHAFSAAAFSGALVGAAMFSAPAVAQDRFITIGTGGQTGVYYVVGQSVCRMVNRGSDEHNIRCNAPSTGGSVANVNGMRSGELDMGVVQSDVQYRAYHGEDNFESDGAWEDMRAVFTMHGEPLTVVARADSGIEHFSDFPGKRVNIGNPGSGQRNTMNVVMEAMGWDTDTFSLASQLDAAEQAAALADNNIDAMVYVVGHPNGSIQEATTTIDARLVPVTGDEIDALIEEHPYYTRSVIPGGLYRGNDEDVETFGVAATFVSSTAVDEDVIYETVKAVFENFDRFKRLHPAFENLNEEDMISDGLTAPLHDGAARYYRERGWIE, encoded by the coding sequence ATGAAACGCCATGCTTTCTCCGCGGCAGCCTTCTCGGGAGCGCTTGTAGGCGCCGCCATGTTCTCCGCACCGGCCGTGGCCCAAGACCGCTTCATCACCATCGGTACCGGTGGCCAGACGGGTGTCTACTACGTCGTAGGCCAGTCGGTCTGTCGCATGGTGAATCGCGGCAGCGACGAGCACAACATTCGCTGTAATGCCCCGTCCACGGGTGGTTCCGTGGCCAACGTCAACGGCATGCGCAGCGGCGAACTCGACATGGGCGTTGTCCAGTCGGACGTCCAGTACCGCGCCTACCATGGCGAGGACAACTTCGAGTCCGACGGCGCCTGGGAAGATATGCGTGCGGTCTTCACCATGCACGGTGAGCCGCTGACCGTGGTGGCGCGTGCAGACTCCGGTATCGAGCACTTCTCCGACTTCCCCGGCAAGCGCGTCAACATCGGCAACCCGGGCTCCGGTCAGCGCAACACCATGAACGTGGTGATGGAGGCCATGGGCTGGGATACCGACACCTTCTCGCTGGCTTCCCAGTTGGATGCCGCCGAGCAGGCCGCGGCCCTGGCCGATAACAATATCGACGCCATGGTCTACGTGGTAGGGCATCCCAACGGCTCCATCCAGGAAGCCACCACCACTATCGACGCTCGCCTCGTCCCGGTGACCGGCGACGAGATCGACGCCCTCATCGAGGAGCATCCCTACTACACCCGTTCGGTCATCCCCGGCGGCCTGTATCGTGGCAATGACGAGGATGTCGAGACCTTCGGCGTGGCAGCGACATTCGTGAGTTCCACCGCCGTCGATGAAGACGTTATCTACGAGACCGTCAAGGCGGTATTCGAGAATTTCGACCGCTTCAAGCGTCTGCATCCGGCATTCGAAAATCTCAATGAGGAAGACATGATTTCCGACGGCCTGACTGCACCGCTGCATGATGGTGCCGCTCGCTACTATCGTGAGCGTGGCTGGATCGAGTGA
- a CDS encoding NAD(P)/FAD-dependent oxidoreductase, translating to MKKRTMTNHSQRSGRDRRRLIKGLGAASLLPLIGGVTSFTIGNQHAGQVVVVGGGFGGATAAKYLKRANPAIEVILVEPAETFHTGSFSNLHLGGLRSMDTLAHGYDELQDRYGVRVIQAMAENVDANAHTVRLSTGRELEYDRLILSPGIDFRWNALEGYDEEAAEKAPHAWQAGTQTELLRSQLLAMKDGGTFVMVAPGNPFRCPPAPYERASLVANYLAQYKPKSKVLILDAKDDFSKKALFMEGWEKLYGDRIEWVGLSGDGRVTRVDAERLEVETERGTVHQADVLNVIPPQKAGQIAERAGVTDDSGWVPVKPETFESQLVEDIFVIGDAAVAAPMPKSGFCANAQAKVVAAAIAASLESRPAPEAYWTHASYSLVGPEYGISEIGIYRVRDGVIAEVEGAGGLSPQDAPEATRALEAEYAIGWYDAICQDTWGTPLA from the coding sequence GTGAAGAAGCGCACCATGACGAACCACTCCCAACGTTCAGGTCGCGATCGCCGGCGACTGATCAAGGGGCTGGGAGCCGCCTCGTTGTTGCCGCTGATCGGCGGTGTCACGTCCTTTACCATCGGCAACCAGCATGCCGGTCAGGTCGTGGTGGTGGGTGGCGGCTTCGGTGGCGCCACCGCAGCCAAGTATCTCAAGCGAGCCAATCCGGCGATCGAGGTGATCCTGGTCGAGCCTGCCGAGACCTTCCACACCGGCTCCTTCAGCAATCTGCACCTGGGCGGCCTGCGCAGCATGGATACCCTCGCCCATGGCTATGACGAGCTGCAGGACCGCTACGGCGTGCGTGTGATCCAAGCCATGGCGGAGAACGTCGACGCCAACGCCCATACGGTGCGGCTCTCCACCGGACGCGAGCTGGAGTACGACCGACTGATTCTTTCTCCAGGTATCGATTTTCGTTGGAACGCATTGGAAGGCTACGATGAGGAGGCGGCCGAAAAGGCGCCCCATGCCTGGCAGGCCGGTACGCAGACGGAGTTGCTGCGCTCCCAGCTGCTGGCAATGAAGGACGGCGGCACCTTCGTCATGGTGGCCCCGGGCAACCCCTTCCGCTGCCCGCCTGCCCCCTACGAGCGCGCCAGCCTGGTGGCCAATTACCTGGCCCAGTACAAACCGAAATCCAAAGTGCTGATCCTCGACGCCAAGGACGATTTCTCCAAGAAGGCGCTGTTCATGGAGGGCTGGGAGAAGCTCTACGGCGATCGCATCGAATGGGTGGGACTTTCCGGCGACGGCCGTGTCACCCGGGTCGACGCCGAACGGCTGGAAGTCGAGACCGAGCGCGGAACCGTTCACCAGGCCGACGTACTCAACGTGATACCGCCGCAGAAGGCCGGTCAAATCGCCGAGCGTGCCGGCGTGACCGACGACTCCGGTTGGGTGCCGGTCAAGCCGGAAACCTTCGAGTCGCAGCTGGTCGAAGATATCTTCGTGATCGGCGACGCTGCCGTCGCCGCTCCGATGCCCAAATCGGGATTCTGTGCCAACGCCCAGGCCAAGGTCGTGGCGGCGGCCATCGCCGCCTCGCTGGAGTCGCGCCCGGCTCCTGAAGCGTACTGGACCCATGCCAGCTACAGCCTGGTGGGTCCCGAGTACGGTATCTCGGAGATTGGCATCTATCGCGTACGGGACGGCGTCATTGCCGAGGTCGAGGGGGCCGGCGGCCTGAGTCCGCAGGACGCCCCCGAAGCCACCCGCGCCCTGGAAGCCGAGTATGCCATCGGCTGGTACGACGCGATCTGCCAGGACACCTGGGGTACCCCCCTGGCCTGA
- a CDS encoding TRAP transporter permease, producing MTNDKTNQQKPEVDLEDLVASSDSGARKPLGVPGRLLVGIAAAWSLFQLWIASPLPFLLRFGVFNATEARSIHLAFATFLAFMAYPAFKRSPRDRIPIQDWVLALVGAFCAAYIFLFYAELSNRPGSPILRDVIVGVVGILVLLEATRRALGPPLAIVASLFIIYTLFGPYMPGILAHRGVSLYGLINHQWLTTQGVFGIALGVSTSFVFLFVLFGALLDKAGAGNYFIKVAFSLLGHYKGGPAKAAVVASGMTGLISGSSIANTVTTGTFTIPMMKRVGFSAEKAGAVEVSSSVNGQIMPPVMGAAAFLMVEYVGISYVEVIKHAFLPALISYIALVYIVHLEALKADMKGLPSSNPVRPLLNKVIGFLTGLILLMALSFAVYYGLGWLKPVLGDATPWVVGVVLAVVYVGLLRLGSNYPELELDDPNSPVITLPQTRPTVMVGLHYILPVVVLVWCLMVERLSPGLSAFWATVFMICIMITQRPIIALFRGRSRLAGDVKEGFFDLWNGLVAGARNMIGIGIATATAGIVVGAVSQTGVGLVLADVVEILAMGNLMLILLLTAVLSLILGMGLPTTANYIVVSALMAPVIVLLGQQNGLIVPLIAVHLFVFYFGIMADVTPPVGLASFAAAAVSGGDPLRTGFQAFYYSLRTAALPFLFIFNTDLLLIDVGWLQGIVVFIIATIAMLIFAAGTQGYFLVRNRWYESILLLLVAFTLFRPGYWMDRIHDPYQSVPPQQFVEALGNVDEDSQLRVQIEGLNPYGEPMSTYILVPVPRGDSAEERMQSLGLELLTEDDRTLVDFVEFGSTAEDLGFDFDQEIVEVLAPVDRWAKEWMWIPGFLTFGLVVLLQRRRRQQRPSTAQAA from the coding sequence ATGACAAATGACAAAACGAATCAACAAAAGCCTGAGGTGGATCTCGAGGATCTGGTAGCCTCGAGCGACAGCGGGGCGCGTAAGCCGCTGGGTGTTCCAGGAAGGCTGCTGGTCGGCATCGCGGCCGCCTGGTCGCTGTTCCAGCTCTGGATTGCCTCGCCGCTACCTTTTCTGCTCCGCTTCGGGGTGTTCAATGCCACCGAGGCGCGTTCGATTCACCTGGCCTTCGCCACCTTCCTGGCGTTCATGGCGTACCCTGCGTTCAAGCGTTCACCTCGCGACCGCATACCGATCCAGGATTGGGTGCTGGCGTTGGTGGGCGCCTTCTGCGCCGCCTATATCTTCCTGTTCTATGCCGAACTCTCCAATCGCCCTGGGTCGCCGATTCTGCGAGACGTGATCGTTGGCGTCGTGGGCATTCTGGTGCTGCTCGAGGCAACCCGGCGAGCACTGGGGCCGCCGCTGGCGATCGTGGCCTCGTTGTTCATCATCTATACCCTGTTCGGCCCCTATATGCCGGGCATTCTGGCTCATCGCGGGGTCAGCCTGTACGGCTTGATCAACCACCAGTGGCTCACCACCCAGGGCGTATTCGGTATCGCCTTGGGGGTCTCCACCAGCTTCGTGTTCCTGTTCGTGTTGTTCGGTGCCCTGCTCGACAAGGCCGGGGCCGGCAACTATTTCATCAAGGTCGCCTTCTCGCTGCTCGGTCACTACAAGGGCGGGCCGGCCAAGGCCGCTGTCGTCGCCTCCGGCATGACCGGCCTGATCTCCGGCTCCTCCATTGCCAATACCGTCACCACCGGTACCTTTACCATTCCCATGATGAAGCGGGTCGGTTTCTCGGCCGAGAAGGCCGGCGCAGTGGAGGTATCGTCGTCGGTAAATGGCCAGATCATGCCACCGGTGATGGGGGCCGCCGCCTTCCTGATGGTCGAGTACGTCGGCATCTCCTATGTGGAAGTCATCAAGCATGCCTTCCTGCCGGCGCTGATCTCCTACATCGCGCTGGTCTATATCGTGCACCTCGAGGCGCTCAAGGCCGACATGAAGGGCCTTCCGTCGAGCAACCCGGTGCGTCCCCTGCTCAACAAGGTGATCGGTTTTCTGACCGGCCTGATCCTGCTGATGGCGCTTTCGTTTGCCGTCTACTATGGCCTCGGCTGGCTCAAGCCGGTGCTGGGCGACGCCACGCCCTGGGTGGTTGGCGTGGTGCTGGCCGTCGTCTATGTAGGCCTGCTCAGGCTTGGTTCGAACTACCCGGAACTCGAACTCGACGATCCCAACTCGCCAGTGATCACTCTTCCGCAGACCCGTCCCACGGTAATGGTCGGGCTGCACTACATCCTGCCGGTGGTCGTGCTGGTCTGGTGTTTGATGGTGGAGCGCCTGTCGCCGGGGCTCTCGGCCTTCTGGGCCACCGTGTTCATGATTTGCATCATGATCACCCAGCGTCCCATTATCGCCCTGTTCCGCGGTCGCAGCCGGCTCGCGGGAGATGTCAAGGAGGGCTTCTTCGACTTGTGGAACGGCCTGGTGGCCGGTGCCCGCAACATGATCGGCATCGGTATCGCCACTGCCACGGCGGGCATCGTGGTGGGAGCGGTTTCACAGACCGGCGTCGGCCTGGTGCTGGCCGACGTGGTCGAGATCCTGGCCATGGGCAACCTGATGCTGATCCTGCTGCTCACCGCCGTACTCAGCCTGATCCTCGGCATGGGGTTGCCGACCACCGCCAACTACATCGTCGTATCGGCGCTGATGGCGCCCGTCATCGTACTGCTGGGCCAGCAGAATGGCCTCATCGTGCCCTTGATCGCGGTGCACCTGTTCGTGTTCTACTTCGGCATCATGGCCGACGTGACGCCACCGGTGGGACTGGCGTCGTTCGCAGCGGCGGCGGTCTCGGGCGGCGACCCGCTGCGCACCGGCTTCCAGGCCTTCTATTACAGTCTGCGTACCGCAGCACTGCCGTTCCTGTTCATCTTCAATACCGACCTGCTGCTCATCGATGTGGGGTGGCTGCAGGGCATCGTGGTATTCATCATCGCGACGATCGCCATGCTCATCTTCGCCGCGGGTACCCAGGGCTACTTCCTGGTGCGCAACCGTTGGTACGAGTCGATCCTGCTGCTGCTCGTCGCTTTTACCCTGTTCCGCCCCGGGTATTGGATGGATCGCATTCACGATCCCTACCAGTCGGTGCCGCCGCAGCAATTCGTCGAGGCCCTGGGTAACGTCGACGAAGACAGCCAACTGAGGGTGCAGATCGAGGGCCTGAACCCCTACGGTGAGCCCATGAGCACCTACATCCTGGTGCCGGTACCGCGCGGCGACAGTGCCGAAGAACGCATGCAGAGCCTGGGCCTCGAGCTGTTGACCGAGGACGATCGGACCCTCGTCGATTTCGTCGAGTTCGGCAGTACCGCCGAAGATCTCGGCTTCGACTTCGACCAGGAGATTGTCGAGGTGCTGGCGCCGGTGGATCGCTGGGCCAAGGAGTGGATGTGGATTCCGGGCTTCCTGACCTTCGGCCTGGTGGTGCTGCTGCAGCGTCGACGCCGTCAGCAGCGGCCGTCGACTGCCCAAGCCGCTTGA
- a CDS encoding universal stress protein: MYSKILLAVDLNEESSWVKALPTALTLCRTFGASLHVVTVLPDYHMPLVGSYFPSDFAEKAHQALSQAQHRFIEEHVPDDIEVQSVIVDGSPWEAIVKAAKKLKVDLIVMASHNKRKFADYVLGPNAEHVVHHSKMSVMIVR; this comes from the coding sequence ATGTACAGCAAGATTCTGCTAGCGGTGGACCTCAACGAAGAGTCCTCCTGGGTCAAGGCGCTGCCCACGGCACTGACCTTGTGCCGTACCTTCGGCGCCTCACTGCATGTGGTGACGGTGCTGCCGGACTACCATATGCCGTTGGTCGGCTCCTACTTCCCGAGCGATTTCGCGGAGAAGGCGCATCAGGCCTTGTCCCAGGCGCAGCACCGTTTCATTGAGGAGCACGTTCCCGATGACATCGAGGTGCAGTCGGTAATCGTCGATGGCTCGCCCTGGGAGGCGATCGTCAAGGCAGCCAAGAAGCTCAAGGTCGACCTGATCGTGATGGCCTCCCACAACAAGCGTAAGTTTGCCGATTACGTGCTGGGTCCCAACGCCGAGCATGTGGTGCACCACTCGAAGATGTCGGTGATGATCGTGCGCTGA
- a CDS encoding macro domain-containing protein, with protein sequence MPTQLECRQGDIANQPDMDAVVNAANAELRPGGGVAGALHRAAGPELDRACRPLAPIEPGQAVITDAFGLPNRHVIHCLGPVYGRDTPEAELLAACYRNALALAEQHGIASLAFPALSAGAFGYPLEEAARIAIVTVRETLPQCRGIERVRFVLFDAGSAEVFQRTLDSLN encoded by the coding sequence ATGCCAACTCAACTGGAATGCCGGCAAGGCGACATCGCCAACCAGCCCGACATGGACGCGGTGGTCAATGCCGCCAACGCCGAACTCAGGCCCGGCGGCGGCGTGGCCGGGGCCCTGCATCGGGCGGCCGGGCCGGAGCTCGACCGGGCCTGCCGACCTTTGGCGCCGATCGAACCCGGCCAGGCCGTGATCACCGACGCTTTCGGCCTGCCCAACCGTCATGTGATCCACTGCCTGGGACCGGTGTATGGCCGTGATACGCCGGAAGCGGAACTGCTGGCCGCCTGCTATCGCAACGCGCTCGCGCTGGCCGAGCAACACGGAATTGCAAGCCTGGCCTTCCCCGCCCTCTCGGCGGGCGCCTTCGGCTATCCGCTGGAAGAAGCCGCCCGCATTGCCATCGTGACGGTGCGCGAGACGCTGCCCCAATGCCGCGGCATCGAGCGGGTGCGCTTCGTGCTGTTCGATGCCGGCAGCGCCGAAGTTTTCCAGCGTACGCTGGATTCACTCAACTAG